Proteins from one Mercurialis annua linkage group LG7, ddMerAnnu1.2, whole genome shotgun sequence genomic window:
- the LOC126656990 gene encoding uncharacterized protein LOC126656990 — translation MKVLEDKHEVGFKWIKERPREHWCRALFEEDVKCDILLHNLAEAFNKYILTAREKPVLTMFEMIRTQLMKRINEKQKFGRHIDGELCPKTKKKLAKINEYGWKFTAIDGGSPLRTCTCRRWKLTGITCLHDCPCIYGNNQRPEEYVDDCYSKATYKKKKKGGRIPKARRKEAEELEKQRVEKPREAAQNREKLRRKGNMRMTCSLCGKFGHNKRGCLKNSGVCVFSFQGTRQVPHVSLTRRGMFPFVDKPPAVDQSQPNQNQSGQADEGEHALDSQQSIIEDGAPSQPS, via the exons ATGAAAGTACTGGAAGACAAACATGAAGTGGGCTTCAAATGGATCAAGGAAAGGCCCAGGGAACATTGGTGTAGAGCTTTGTTCGAGGAGGATGTCAAATGTGATATCCTCCTTCACAACCTGGCTGAAGCATTCAACAAGTACATACTTACTGCCAGAGAGAAGCCAGTATTGACAATGTTCGAAATGATAAGGACTCAGCTTATGAAGAGGATAAATGAGAAGCAGAAATTTGGCAGACATATAGATGGTGAGCTGTGTCCAAAGACTAAAAAGAAGTTGGCTAAAATCAATGAGTATGGTTGGAAGTTCACCGCAATCGATGGTGGTAGCCCTTT GAGAACATGCACATGCCGAAGGTGGAAACTAACTGGAATCACATGTTTGCATGATTGCCCATGCATATATGGTAATAATCAAAGGCCTGAGGAGTATGTCGATGATTGTTACAGCAAAGCTACGTATAAGAAG AAGAAGAAGGGGGGAAGAATACCAAAGGCTAGACGAAAGGAGGCAGAAGAATTAGAGAAACAAAGGGTGGAAAAGCCCAGGGAAGCTGCTCAGAATAGGGAAAAGTTACGAAGGAAGGGAAATATGAGAATGACTTGCAGTTTATGTGGCAAGTTTGGACACAATAAGAGGGGGTGCCTAAAGAATAGTGGG gtttgtgTGTTTTCTTTCCAAGGTACAAGGCAAGTACCTCATGTGTCTCTGACTAGACGTGGAATGTTCCCATTTGTCGATAAACCTCCGGCTGTTGACCAAAGCCAACCAAATCAGAACCAGTCAGGTCAAGCTGATGAAGGAGAGCATGCCTTAGATAGTCAACAGAGCATTATTGAAGATGGAGCTCCGTCCCAACCTTCCTAG